In the Streptomyces spororaveus genome, TCGCAGCTGCTGCACGGGGGGACTCCGGTGCCGCGCCGTGAGGAGCTCGTCGACCGTTTCCAGGCGGGCGAGGTCCCCGTCTTCCTGCTGTCCCTGAAGGCGGCGGGCACCGGGCTGAACCTCACCCGGGCCGGGCACGTCATCCACTTCGACCGCTGGTGGAACCCGGCCGTCGAGGAGCAGGCCACCGACCGCGCCTACCGCATCGGCCAGACCCAGCCCGTACAGGTCCACCGGATCATCGCCGAGGGCACCGTCGAGGACCGGATCGCCGAGATGCTGGAGGCGAAGCGCGCCCTGGCCGACGCCGTACTGGGCTCCGGCGAGTCGGCGCTGACCGAGCTGACCGACCGCGAGCTGGCCGACCTCGTCTCCCTGCGGAGGCCCGGATGATCACCGCGCGGGACGACCGCCGCCGCACCTTCGAGACCGTGCCCGCCGGGGTGGCGGCGGTGAGCTGGTGGGGCCGGGCCTGGGTGTCGGCGCTGGAGGAGGTCTCCCACGACACCGCCCGCCTGGCCCGGGGCCGTACGTATGCCGACGGAGGCCACGTCAGTGCGGTCACCGTCACCCCCGGCCGGATCGTGGCGTACGTCCGGGGCAGCCGGCCCCGCCCGTACCGCACCGAGCTGACCCTGCCCGCCTTCGCGGACCCGGAGTGGAACGAACTGCTGGAGCAGGTCGCGGCCGACCCGGCGGCGCTCGCCGCCCTGCTGGAGCGCGAGGTCCCGCAGTCGCTCGCCGGGGCTGTCCTGCCCGGCACGGGCGAGCTCGTCCCGCACTGTTCCTGCCCGGACTTCGGACGTCCGCCGTGCAAGCACGCGGCGGCCCTCTGCTACCGCGCGGCGCGCCTCCTGGACGAGGACCCCTTCGTCCTGTTGCTCCTGCGCGGCCGCGGGGAGCGGGAGCTGCTCGACGAGCTGACCCGGCGCAATGCCGCCCACGCCGCACGCGAACAGCCGGACGCCGCGCCCGGCTTCCCCGGCGTCCCGGCCCGGGCCGCGCTCGCCCGCACCAGCCTGCCGCCCCTGCCCGCGCCGCTCCCCGTGCCCACCGCCGTGGGCCTCCCGCCCGCCTACCCGGCCGACCCGGCGGCGCCGGACCCGCTGGCTCTCGACCAGCTCGCCTCCGACGCGGCCGCCCGCGCGCTGGCCCTCCTCACCACCGGCGAGGATCCGATCGCCGGGCTCACCGTCTGGCAGGACGCCGTCCGGCTGGCGTCCGCACACCCCACGGCGGGGCTGACGGGAGCGGCCCGCACCCTGTACCGGGAGCTGGCCCGCGCCACCGGCCGCAGCACCACCGATCTCGCCCGGGCCGCCGCGGCCTGGCGCCAGGGCGGCCGCGCGGCCCTCGACGCCCTCGAAGAGCCCTGGGACCCGCCGGCGGGCCCCTTCGACCGGGCCCGCCCGGCCCTGCTCGCCGCGGGCCAGGGCTCGTTCCGCCCCGACCGCAACCGCCTGACGGTCCGCGCCCGGCAGCTGCGCCTCGGCCGCGACGGCCTCTGGTACTGCTACGAGGACCGGCTGGGGGACAACGACTGGTGGCCGACGGGCCGGCCCGCCCCGGATCCGGTCAGCGCCCTGCTGGGCTGAGGCCCTCCGCCCAGCGGGTCAGGGTGGTGAAGTCCCGGTCGCGCAGTCCGTGGCGCGGGTGGATGCGCAGCAGGAGGGCCGGGGCCGGATGGTGCCGGGCGACCCAGGCGCGGTCGCGCGGGGTGATCATGTCGTCGACCCAGGCGAAGGGACGGCCGGCCGCCCAGTCGCGGAGGTGGCGGGTCTTCCAGGACAGGCCTTCGGGGTCGTCGGCGAAGAGTTCGGGCCAGTCGACGACAGTGAGGTCGCCCGGCAGCCCGATGTGCGGGGAGATCATCGTGTTGGCCTGGTGGGTCCAGGCGGTGGCCCAGGTCAGCTCGAACGGCAGGGCCAGCAGCCGGGCGCCGTGGGAGGGGTGGAGGCGCACCCGGGCGCCGCGCCGGGCCTTGCGGGACTCCGGGTCGCGGTAGGAGAGCCAGACGTCGGGCCACATGCGGTGGGTGCGGTATCCGCGAAGACCGGCGAGGGGTGAGCGGAACGGGTTGAGGGGGCCGTCCACGTCGAGCAGGAGCAGCGGGCGATCGGTCATGAAGTACCCAGTACCCAGTACACGATTGAGTGAAATGTCTACCGTCTCTATAACCCGAATGGGGTCAGCGCGTTGTTTCCGGTGCGGGGACATTACCCCGCGAACTTCTCCGGAAGGCAGGGAAACTGATGCGTCACAGTCGTCGGAACAGCTTGATCGCGGCGGTGGTTGCGGGAGGCGGACTGGCGGTCGCGGGTGTGGGCGGACTCGCCCATGCCGACGCGGACGCGGGCGGCCGGGCCGAGCGCTCGCCGGGGCTGCTGTCCGGGAACCTCGTACAACTGCCGGTGAACATCCCGGTGAACGCGTGCGGGAACACCGTGAGCGTGGTCGGCGTGCTCAACTCGGCGGCCGGGAACCGCTGTAGCAATGAGGCACCCGGGGGTGGCGGAGGGCATTCCGGTACGCGTTCCGCGGATTCCGTGAAACCAGGGAGCGGGAACGGCGGCGGGGCCGTCGCGGAGGGACGGGGAAAGGATTCTCCGGGAGTGCTGTCCGGCAACGGGATCCAGCTGCCCGTCGACCTCCCGCTGAACATCAGCGGCAACGCGGTGAGCGTGGTCGGCGTCGGGAACTCCTCGCACGGCAACACGTCCGTCAACGGCGAGCAGCCCACGGGCGGCAAGCCCGTCCAGCCGCCCGTCGTCGAACAGCCGGTGACCCCGCCCAAGCCTCAGCCCGAGATCGACCCCGTGGCCCCGCGCCCGGCGCCGCCCGCCCCGCCGCGGCACAGTGCGGCCCTCGCCCACACCGGGTCGGACGGCGTCGGCTACCTGCTGCCCGGCGGCGGCGCGCTGCTCCTCGGCGGGGTACTCCTCTACCGCCGCTTCCGCCTCAACTGAGCGGGTCAAGAAGACAGGTCAGGGGGACAGGTCAGGAGCGTGCGGGGACGTGTGCCCCGGGTGCGGAGTGCGCCACCCGTCCAGGACGGCGTCGATCCGAGCGGCCAGCCGGGCGCGGGCCGCGAACCGGGGGACCCCCGCCATGAGCAGGGCTTCGTACTCCGTGTCGGTGTGCCGCACCGCCGCCCGGACCGCGACGGAGACCGCCAGTTCGTCGAGGGCGCGGCCGGCCGCGGTACGGCCCACCCGGCCGCTGCCCCGCACCGAGGCATGGGTGGCGATCGCCACGGCCCGGTCGGCCGGACACCCGGGGAACAGCCGCACGATCTCGGCGGCGAAGGCCGCCGTGAAGCGGGTGTCCTCGGCCGCCCGCTGCCGCCGGTCGCGCTCCCGGCGGCGCGCCCGCGCCTCGGAGTCCGCGAGGCAGGCGCGCTCCGCACCGGCCAGGGCGGCCTCCTCGACGAGGAGGCCCAGCCGCTCGTAACGGTGGCGGCGCCGGTTGAAACGGACGACGACCGCGCAGAGCGAACTGGCCTCGCGGGAGCGGCGCGTGAGCGCTGTGTCCCCCCGCGGGAGATAGACGAGATGGCCGAGATCCGTACAGTCCAGGCAGCGGGGTACGCCGGACTCGCGGACGAGGTGCCGGAGCGGGCCCTGCCGGCAGTCGGCGCAGTGGATCTGCTTCCGCGACTCAAAAACCACCAGGCTCATAGAGGTGTGATACCGCTGTATGACCCTCATATCACCTGGTGAAGAAGGCATGTTGATGTTTCTTCGACTGTTCCTGGATGCCCCGCGGCCCTTTTACCGTGGAGCGGCGGGCCGCAGGAGGTCCGCCGAGGAGGGGCACATGGGTGGGCGGCAGACGATGACGGCACGGCCTGGCGGGGCGTGCGTCGCCACGTTCGCGACTGGCCGGGAGATAGTCATCCCGCCGGGCGGCTGCACCGGCTGGCACTTCCACCGGGTCAGACTGGAGGCGGTGGTCGTGGCGGGAACCCTGACCCGGGTCCTGCACGACCGCACCGTCGAGGTGCACACGGCCGGGACCACCTTCGTGGAACCCGCGGGGGCGGGCCACATACACCTGGGCCACAACCTCGGCACCGAGCCGGTCGTCCTCCGTGTCACCCCCGTGCTCCCGGAAGGGACCCCCTTCTCGATACCCACCCCCGCCCCGCCCGGTGCCACGCCGGCGGTCTGCGGGCAGCACACCCACTGAAACCCGGCCGGGCCGACGGCCGGCGCGCGCTCACACCAGTCGGCGTATCTCCCCCCGGACCCGGTAGAAGCCGCCCGAGGCCGGGTGCAGCCCGTCCACCACGTACCGGGCGCCCGCCTCCCGTATCCCGCGCGGGAACTGCACGTTCCACGAGGGTTCGAAGCCGCCCGACACCACCTGGACCCGCATCCGGCCGCCCTGCTGGACGCACTCCACCACCACACCGCCCGCGGGGTCCGCGGTCACCGCCGCCATCGAGACCGTCGCCACCGCCGACGCCGACGCCGCCGGGGTGAACACCGGGAGGGCGGCAGCCGACTTCACGTCCATCGGCGCGGGCACCGAACCCTGCTGGGCCGCCGCGATCGCCTGTTCGCTCGCGTCCACGCAGACCAGCGACCCGTCCGTGGTGACCAGGTACAGCCGCTCGTCCAGGTACTGCATGGACAGCGCCGAGCCGCCGCCCGTCCCCAGCTTCCACAGCCGCCGCCCGTCGGCGTCGAAGCAGTAGACCGAGGACGAGGAGTCACCGGCGAAGACGTGCCGTCCGTCGGGCGAGGTCGCGCAGGAATACACCGCGGCGTCGCACGCGTACGAGGCCTCCACGGCACCCGTCGCCTTCGACAGCCGCTGCACGCTGTTGCGGACCGTGCCCGCATAGACCGCGTGGTCCTCCTGCCAGCCGAACAGCACCCCGCCGGGGGTCTTGGTGTGCCACAACTGCCCGCTGCCGTCCGCCGCGTAGGCCGTCACACCGCCGCTGTGCCCGTGGAAGACCGCCCGCTCGTCCGCCCGGACCATCCAGGCGCTGTTGCCGGAGGACTTCCGCGACCACTGGTGTTCGTCCTCGTGGTCGATGACGGTCAGGCCGCCGTTCACGTCGGAGACGTTCAGCACGCCCTCGTGGATGTCGAGCCAGTAGATGTCCACGTCCGCCGCGATCGCGTAGGCCCCGAACGGGACCTTCGACGACAGGTCGTACACCGTGCCGTCGTCACAGCCCGCGTATATCCAGAACTCGTCCGCCACCAGGCACTTCACCCCGTCCGGCAGCGAATACCGGGCCAGCACCTCACCGCCGTGGCTCAGCGTGTACACATCGCCCGCCTGGTTGCCGACCCAGCAGCGGTCCTCGTCCACATGGATGCCGAAGGCCGACGAGCCGGTACGGAAGCGCCACAGCACCGGGGCCACCGACCGCGCCGTCGACGGCGCCGAGGTCACCTGGCGGCGCGTCACCGACCGGGCGGCACGCCCGCCCTGCACGGCCGGGGCGTACCCCTTGCGCACCTTCTCGCCGATCTTCTTCGCCGCGGCCGCCCGGGCCTTCTCGGCGCTCGGGAACGAGGAGCTCTGCAGCTGGCCGCCCGCGCCGATGCGCCCGTACCGCACGGACACGGCCGTGCCGTCCACGGTCACCTCGTAGAACTTGTGCGCCCCGCCGTCGTCCTGCGACAGCTCCAGATACGTCGTCTCCCGAGCCATGACAAACCTCTCCCCAAGGCAGGGCCGCCGGCTTCCTTCCGGCCGGTGATCCCTCGTGAAAAACGCTAAGGCCGACCACTGACAATGGGCCGGTGCAGTGGGAAGCGATCACATGGCAGCGGATGGCCGAACGGCTCGCCGGTCACCTCGACAACCCCGAGAACGCCCCTGAGCAGGGCAGTTGGCAGCGGGTCGGCATCGACGGCGCCCCCGCCGCCGAGACCGGCGTACTCGCCGGTGAACTCGCCGACGCGCTGCGACTGCGCGGACGCCCGTCCTTGGTGGTGCCGGCCGACGGTTTCCTGCGGCCGGCCTCCCTCCGCTTCGAGTTCGGCCGCCAGGACGTGGATTCCTACCTCGGCGGCTGGTACGACACGGCCGCGCTCTGGCGGGAGGTCTTCGGCCCGACCGACCCCGGCGGCACCGGGCGGGTGCTGCCGGACCTGTGGGACCCGGTGACCGACCGGGCGACCCGCAGTCCGTACGTCGAACTCCCGCCCGGCGGCGTGCTGCTCGTGCACGGCCCGCTGCTGCTCGGCCACTGGTTCCCCTTCGACCTGAGCGTCCACATCCGGCTCTCCGCGGGGGCGCTCGCCCGCCGCACCGAGGAGTCGGCGCGCTGGACGCTGCCGGCCTTCGCGCGCTACGAGGCCGACACCGACCCCGTGGCGGGGGCCGATGTGGTGGTGCGGGCCGATGACCCCAGGCATCCCGCCTGGACGGGGCTCGACGCCGACTGACCCTGCCCGGCCGCCGGTTCCGCTGCGCGGGGCTCCTCCGCCGTTCCCCGGGCGCTGCCCGGCCCCGCGCCTCAAGCGCCGGCGGCGCTGGGGTGGGTGTTGGTCGGGGCGGGGTGCTACGGGCGGCCGCCCACGCGTGTCACCGCCAGGGCCGCGGCCCGGCATCCGGCGCGGGCCGCCTCCGCCGGGTCCGCGCCCTCCAGCCGGGCCGCGAGGAAGCCCCCGGTGAAGGCGTCCCCCGCGCCCGTGGAGTCCACCGCCTCCACCGGTTCCGCCTCGACCTCGGCGGTGATCCGGCCACGTTCGGCGATCAGCGCCCCGGCCGCGCCCCGGGTCACCACCACCAGCGGCACCCGCCGGCTGAGCTCCGCCGCCGCCCGGGCCACCCCCGCGGGCTCCGGCAGCCCGGCCAGGAGCCGCGCCTCGTCCTCGTTGGGCAGCAGCACGCTCGCCCCCGCCACGGCGTCCAGGAAGCGCTGCGGCCCGAGGCCCGCCAGGAACCCGGCCGATGCGGGGTCCACGCTCACCGGCACCCCCCGTGTCCGGGCCGCCCGCAGCGCGACGGCGGCCAGCTCCCGGCTGCTGTCGGCGAAGAACAGATAACCGGACAGATGGAGATGGGCCGCCCCGTCCAGCAAGGAGGGGGTCCAGTCGGCGGGGCACAGCCGCAGCGAGGCCCCGCTGTCGGTCAGGAACGTCCGCTCCGCGTCCTTGCCGACCAGCGCGACCACCGTCCCGGTCGGCTCCTGCGTGTCGATCACCAGCCGCGGCCGCACCCCCGCGTCCACCAGCGCCCGCTCGTGCCAGCGCGCCGACTCGGCGCCCACCCGCGCCAGGAGCCGCACCTCCGCGGTCCCCGTACGGGCGGCCCAGCAGGCCGCGTTGGCCCCGGCCCCGCCCGGCAGGGTCCGGATCCGGGCAGCCGTGTCGGTGGCCGCAGCCAGCGGCTCCGGATGTATGGCCACCACGTCCGTCACCACGTCCCCGACGACGACCAACGCCCCCGGCCCGGTCATGCCCGCGCCGCCCAGGACCCCGCGATCCGGGCGCCGAGCCGGACGTTGCCGCGCACCGCCGCCAGGTTCGCCTCCAGCGAGGCCCCGTCCGTCGCCCGTACCAGGAAGCCCAGCAGGAACGGAGTCACCGCCTGCCCCGTGATCCCGCGCTCGCGGCACTCGGCGAGCGCCTCCGCCAGTACCCGGTCGTGCAGGGCGGGATCCAGCTGTTGCTCCCGCGCCACCGGATTGGCCACCAGCAGCGCCGAGTCGGCACCGCCCAGCGCGTCCTGAGCGGCCATCACCGCCGCGACCTCCTCGGGCCCGTGCACGGTCCAGTCCACCGGCTCGCCGGAGTCGGCCAGGTAGAACCCGGGGAAGCGGTCCGTCCCGTAGCCGAGCACCGCCACTCCCAGCGTCTCCAGCCGCTGCAGCGTGCCCGGCACGTCCAGGATCGACTTCACCCCCGCGCACACCACCGTGATCCGTGTCCGCGCCAGCAGCGACAGGTCCGCCGACTCGTCCTGCGTCCGGGCCCACTCCCGGTGCACACCGCCCAGCCCGCCCGTGGCGAACACCCGCAGGCCTGCCCGGGCGGCGAGGAACGCCGTCGCGGACACCGTCGTCGCACCGGTCGCCCCCGTCGCCAGCGCGGGCGCCAGATCCCGGTGGCCGAGCTTGCGCACGCCCTCGCCGTTCGCGATCCGCTCCAGCTGGGCCTTGTCCAGGCCCGCGTACGCCACCCCGTCCACGACCGCGATCGTTGCCGGAACCGCGCCCTCCGCGCGTACCAGGGCCTCCAGTTCGAGGCCCACCGCCAGGTTGCGCGGGCGCGGCAGACCGTGCGCGATGATCGTCGACTCCAGGGCCACGACGGGCTTCCCCCGGGCGAGTGCCTCGCGTACCTCTTCCGACAGGACCGGGATCTCAGATGCTCTGTGCTGTGACATGTCCCCATCCATGGCACGGGATCGGCGCCCCCAAACGCTCTCCCGCCACACCCGTCACAACCTGTCCGAGTAGCGTTCCCCATGAACACGCGCGGCTTCCACGACGAGCCGGCCGACCGGTACGACCTCGTCCACACCGACGGGGACGCGAGCACCACCCGCCAGGGCCGGGCCCTGGACTCCCTGCTGACCGCCGCGCCGGGCCCCTGCCCTTCGAGGACGCCTCCTTCGACGCCGTGGTCTGCGCCGACAACGCTCTGCCGCACCCGCTGACCGCCCGGGACGTGGGCGCGGCCCTGGCCGAAACCCGGCAGGTGCTGCGCCCCGGCGAACAGAAATGCCCCGCACGTCCACCGCGGCCCCGCCGGGCGGACGGTGACCTTCCCGCTGTGGCACGGGGGCGCCGACGGGGAGCCGTACGACCTGGAGCTCTTCCAGCTGCTGCCGGACGGCGACACCTGGACGACCCGGACGGTGAGCGCGACGTACGGGGCGCTGCCGGAGGAGGAGACGGCCGAGTACGCCCGGCTGGACAGGGTGACTCGTCCGGAGGGCCGTTGCTGGACGCTGTGGTCACCGCGCCGCCGGGTGGGCCGCACTAGGCTGGCGCGCCATGAGCACCAGTGATCACTCCGCCACCCCTGCCCCCGCCTCCTTCTCCGTCTCCGTCGCGGACGTCGAGCTGGAGGCGGACGACCTCGACCCCGCGCAGATCGTCTCCGGCGAGCCCGTCGTGACGGGCAAGGTGCTGTGGGAGTCGGCGGACGGCAAGCAGGTGCGCGGGATCTGGCAGATCACCCCCGGTGTGGTCACCGACGTCGAGGCGAACGAGCTTTTCGTGGTGGTCAGCGGCCGCGCCACCGTCGAGGTCGAGGGCGGCGCGACGCTGGAGCTCGGCCCCGGCTCCGCCTGCGTGCTCCGCGAGGGCGACCGGACCACCTGGACCGTGCACGAGACGCTGCGCAAGGCCTATCACATCAGCTGCTGACGCCCTTCGCGGGCGCGGGGGCGGCCGCCGGCGCGGACACGGGCGCGGGCAGGGGGTGGCGGCGCGCCGTGAACAGCGCGAGCGCGGCCATCGGCAGGAGCAGCGCGGCGCCCACGGCGTTCAGCCACCCGTAGCCCGCCCCGGACATGATCAGCCCGGCGGCGGCTCCGCCCACGCCCGCGGACGCGTTCATCGTCAGGTCGCTCAGCCCTTGTACGGCGGCTCGCGCGGGCTGCGGTACCGAGTCGGTCAACAGCGCCGAACCGGACACCATCCCGGCGGACCAGCCGAGGCCGAGCAGGAAGAGGCCGAGCGCGCTGCGGCCGTGGTCGGCGCCGGCCGTTCCGGCGAGCAGCGCGGCGACCGACAGGAGTCCGGCGGCCAGCCCGATCACGGAGAGCCTGCCGAGCCGGTCGGCGAGCCAGCCCATCACGGGGGAGAAGGCGAACATGCCCGCGATGTGACCGCTGATCACCAGCCCGATGAGCTCCAGGCCGGCCCCGTGGTGGCTCAGGTCCACCGGGGTCATCACCATGATCGAGACCATGGTGGTGTGGGACACGGCGACCGTGAGCAGGGCGAGCCGGGCCCGTGGCGAGGCCTTGACGGCGGCGAATCCGGCCCGCAGCGAGCGCCCTTCGCGGGTCTGCTCCTCGGGGGCGGCGAGCGCCCGGGCCGTCAGCAGTGGGTCGGGGCGCAGCAGTACGCCGATCAGCGTGCCGGTGAGGAGGAAGACGGCGGCGGCCCAGACGAACGGGCCGGCCGTCTCGGGTATCGCGGTGCCGGCGAAGCTGCGGCTGGCCGGTGCGGACAGATTGGGTCCGAGCACCGCGCCGACGGTCGACGCCCAGACCACGACCGAGATGGCGCGGGCGCGGTGGTCCGGGGCCGCGAGGTCAGCGGCGGCGAACCGGGCCTGCAGGTTCGCGGAGGAGGCGGCGCCGAAGGCGGCCATGCCGAGCAGCAGCAGCGGGAAGCTCTTGATCGTGGCGGCGAGGACGACCAGACCCGCTCCGGCGGCGCCGATCCCGTAGGCCAGGACCAGTCCGGGGCGGCGGCCGCGCGCGTTCATCAGCGCGGCGAGCGGCAGCGAGACGAGGGCGGTGCCGATCACGGCGGCGGTGGAGGCGACGCCGGACAGCGCTTCGGTGCCGCTGACCTCGGTGGCGAGTACGGGGGCCAGGGCGATGCTGATCGGCACGCCGAGGCCGCCGAGGACCTGGCCGGCCATGAGGACCCGGGAGGTACGGCGCTGCAGCCGGGCCAGTTCGGGCAGGCTCATCGGCGGCGCCGGCCGGTCGGCGCCGGGCGAGGCGGTCATGGCGTACACCTGCTTCGCGGGTGCGTGACACGGGGCGCGGGGGACGCGGGGAGGCCGGGTGCGGCGGCAGGAGTAGTCACCGCCGCAGTGTGCCAGCCCTTACCGCCCGGCGGAACCGTGCCGGAGCCCGGCCGCGAGGGTGCCCGGGCCCGGCCCGTCAGCGGTCCGGCCCACGCAGCGGGTTCGCAGGTCAGCAGGGCTCTGCTCAGAACAGCGGCTGCGGGAGCACGCCCTCCAGGGCGAGCAGCTGCCGCTTGGTCTCCACCCCGCCGCCGAATCCGCCGATTCCCCCGTCGTTCTCCACGACCCGGTGGCAGGCCACCACCAGCGGCAGCGGGTTCGATCCCATGGCGTTGCCCACGGCCTGGGCGGCGCCGGGCTGTCCGACGCGGGCGGCCAGCTCCCCGTAGCCGACGACCGATCCGTAGGGCACGGAGCGGTCCAGCTCCTGGAGCACCTGCCGGTTGAAGCCAGAGCTCAGCCGCCAGTCCAGCGGCAGCTCGAAGCGGCGCAGCGACCCGGCGAAGTACGCGGTGAGCTGGCGTATCGGCTCGGCCAGCAGCTCTTCTTCGCCCGGCGACGGCCGCCGGGCGTCGGCGCCGAGCCGGGAGACCAGCGGGCCGATCATCCCGTCGACCCGGTCCGGATCGGCATGGAACTCGACCCTCACCAGTCCTTCCGGGGTCGCGGCCAGGAGCAGAGGGCCGATGTCGCTGGCGACGACGGTCCATTCGAGGTGCGGCCCGCGCGGCCGCTCGGTGCTGTCCACGCGTCCACGGTACGGCCACCCGCCGACAGCGCGGTCACGGTCGTGGACGGCGGCCCGACCGCCCGACCGGGTGCCTGGCTGCCCGCCCACCTGCCTGTCCGCCCACCCGCCTGCCCGCCTCCCCGTCCGTGCGCCCGTCCGGACGGGGCCGGGATCAGAACCCGCCGACCGCGTCCTGGACCACGTCCGGGGCGTTGGTGATGATCCCGTCCACTCCCATGTCCTGCACCTTCCGGGCGGTGGCCGCGTCGTCCACGATCCAGGTGTCCACCTCCATGGCCTTGCCGTGGGCGCCGAGCAGGCCGTGCACGGCCGAGACCCAGTCGGCCGAGATCGTCGTGTGCCACGGGTTGATCCGGTCGGTGAACGCCGCGTAGCGCGGCAGGTCCGCCACGGCGGGGGTGCCCAGGAAGGCCGTCACCAGGTCCGGGCGCAGCCCGTGCACGATGCGCACGGAGTCGGCGCTGAAGCTCTGCACCACCAGGCGCTGCGCGACGTGGCGCGCGTCGAGCCAGCCGGCCTCCTCCAGCACCTTCAGGGTCTGCTCCTCGATCCCGGGGTAGAGCTCCGGCTTCTTGATCTCCAGCAGCAGCTTCTGCCGGTTGCGCTGTACCCGGTCGAGGTACCGGCGCAGGGTCGGCACGGAGGCGCCCGCGTACTCGTCGCCGAACCAGCTGCCCGCGTCCAGCCGGGCGATCTCGGCCGCCGTGAAGTCCTGGACCTTCCAGGGCGCCCGGTCCGGGAACCGCTGCTCGACGTCGGTGGTCCGGGCCAGGGTGTCGTCGTGGATCACCACCAGCACGCCGTCCTTGGTGCGCTGCACGTCGTTCTCGACCCAGTCGAAGCCCATCTGCATCGCCAGGTCGATCGAGTCGAGGGTGTTCTCCGGGGCGTACGCGGAGGCCCCCCGGTGGGCGTACACGACAGGGCCCCCCAGTGCGGCCCGGCCGGTCTCGGCGCCGGTTCCGGTGCCGGTTCCGGCGGCGGATCCGGGACCGGTGGCGGCGTACGAGGCCGTCCCGCCCAGCAGGGTGAGAGTGAAGCCCAGGAATGCGGCGGCGGCCGCGGCGGCGGGTCGGACGTACATGTGCGTTCTCCTCGGGTCGTGAGCCCTGTTCCTGCGTCAGACGGGTGCGGAGCGGCAGACGTTGTGGCGATGCACTTCACCGCGATCATGGGGTTGAAGATCACTGAGCCGCCACCGAACTACGACAAACGGACCAGAACGAATGACATCGGTGCGGGCGGCCGGAAGCGGCCGGAGCGCGCCGCCGGTCCGCGGGGGCGCGTGAGTGTCAGTGGGGGGTCGTACGGTTGACCCATGCGGCCCGTATCGAAGATCGAACGCACGGTGGCGCCTTTCGAGGTCGTCAGCCCCTACCAGCCCAGCGGCGACCAGCCGGCGGCCATCGCCGAGCTGGAGAAGCGCATCCGTGCAGGTGAGAAGGATGTCGTCCTGCTGGGTGCGACCGGCACCGGCAAGTCGGCGACCACGGCCTGGATGATCGAGAAGCTCCAGCGCCCCACCCTGGTCATGGCGCCGAACAAGACGCTCGCCGCCCAGCTGGCGAACGAGTTCCGCGAGCTCCTGCCGAACAACGCCGTCGAGTACTTCGTCTCGTACTACGACTACTACCAGCCCGAGGCCTACGTTCCGCAGTCGGACACGTACATCGAGAAGGACTCCTCGATCAACGAGGAGGTGGAGCGGCTGCGCCACTCCGCCACGAACTCGCTGCTGACGCGGCGCGACGTGATCGTCGTCGCCTCCGTGTCCTGCATCTACGGCCTCGGTACCCCGCAGGAGTACGTCGACCGGATGGTCTCCCTCAAGGTGGGGGAGGAGACCGACCGCGATCAGCTGCTGCGCCGCTTCGTGGACATCCAGTACACGCGCAACGACGTGGCCTTCACCCGCGGCACCTTCCGGGTGCGCGGGGACACGATCGAGATCTTCCCGGTCTACGAAGAACTGGCCGTCCGCATCGAAATGTTCGGCGACGAGATCGAGGCCCTCTCCACCCTGCACCCGCTGACCGGCGAGGTCATCAGCGAGGACCGCGAGCTGTACGTCTTCCCCGCCAGCCACTACGTGGCCGGTCCCGAGCGCATGGAGAAGGCCGTCCGCGGCATCGAGGCCGAGCTGACCGAGCGCCTCGCCGAGCTGGAGAAGCAGGGCAAGATGCTGGAGGCGCAGCGCCTGCGCATGCGCACCACCTACGACCTGGAGATGATGCGCCAGATCGGGTCCTGCTCGGGCATCGAGAACTACTCGCTGCACATGGACGACCGCGAGCGCGGCTCCGCGCCCAACACCCTCATCGACTACTTCCCGGAGGACTTCCTCCTGGTCATCGACGAGTCGCACGTCACCGTGCCGCAGATCGGCGCCATGTACGAGGGTGACGCCTCCCGCAAGCGCACCCTGGTCGACCACGGGTTCCGGCTGCCGTCCGCCCTGGACAACCGGCCGCTGAAGTGGGAG is a window encoding:
- the uvrB gene encoding excinuclease ABC subunit UvrB, with the translated sequence MRPVSKIERTVAPFEVVSPYQPSGDQPAAIAELEKRIRAGEKDVVLLGATGTGKSATTAWMIEKLQRPTLVMAPNKTLAAQLANEFRELLPNNAVEYFVSYYDYYQPEAYVPQSDTYIEKDSSINEEVERLRHSATNSLLTRRDVIVVASVSCIYGLGTPQEYVDRMVSLKVGEETDRDQLLRRFVDIQYTRNDVAFTRGTFRVRGDTIEIFPVYEELAVRIEMFGDEIEALSTLHPLTGEVISEDRELYVFPASHYVAGPERMEKAVRGIEAELTERLAELEKQGKMLEAQRLRMRTTYDLEMMRQIGSCSGIENYSLHMDDRERGSAPNTLIDYFPEDFLLVIDESHVTVPQIGAMYEGDASRKRTLVDHGFRLPSALDNRPLKWEEFQERIGQTVYLSATPGKYELSRGDGFVEQIIRPTGLIDPEVVVKPTEGQIDDLVHEIRQRVEKDERILVTTLTKKMAEDLTDYFLELGIQVRYLHSDVDTLRRIELLRELRAGEYDVLVGINLLREGLDLPEVSLVAILDADKEGFLRSGTSLIQTIGRAARNVSGQVHMYADKMTPAMEKAIDETNRRREKQIAYNTANGIDPQPLRKKINDIVATIAREELDTEELLGTGYRQAKDGKGAKAPVPALGGRATAAKAGGKGAKGAKGSAGAEVLTDRPAAELAALIEQMTERMRGAAAELQFEVAARIRDEVGELKKELRQMKEAGLA